A window of Tautonia plasticadhaerens contains these coding sequences:
- a CDS encoding DUF2306 domain-containing protein — MLHVLAGLVAIGTGLPQFWPRLRRDHVKVHRVVGRVYLSSVVLGGATGLFLATTSRVTPTYAAGLAFLSVAWLTTSGMAFAAILNRNVDQHKQWMIRSYVVTLAFVSFRLGEDVLAYWGIGTKADRLSVMSWACWAVPLLFTEIAFQARPVFLGRRAAPTGDWSRAFEPRIGGPA, encoded by the coding sequence TTGCTTCACGTTTTGGCCGGTCTGGTCGCCATCGGCACCGGCTTGCCGCAGTTCTGGCCGCGACTTCGGAGGGACCACGTCAAAGTGCATCGTGTCGTCGGGCGCGTGTATCTCTCCAGCGTCGTGCTCGGCGGGGCCACGGGCCTCTTTCTCGCCACAACCAGCCGCGTGACACCGACCTACGCTGCCGGCCTGGCCTTCCTCTCCGTCGCTTGGCTGACGACCTCCGGGATGGCGTTCGCAGCGATCCTCAATCGGAACGTCGATCAGCACAAGCAATGGATGATCCGCAGCTATGTGGTGACATTGGCATTCGTCTCCTTCAGGCTCGGGGAGGACGTCTTGGCCTACTGGGGCATCGGCACGAAGGCGGATCGCCTGTCCGTTATGAGCTGGGCCTGCTGGGCCGTCCCGCTCCTCTTCACTGAAATTGCTTTCCAGGCGAGGCCAGTATTCCTGGGAAGGAGGGCGGCTCCGACAGGTGACTGGAGCAGGGCCTTCGAGCCTCGGATTGGGGGTCCCGCCTAA
- a CDS encoding YybH family protein gives MRTFTTLIAPIVALSLLVAPVAAQQQETGSGEEAMQLAREQTESYVAAYNAHDVAALATRYTPDADWISSLGDEVITHHEGRAAIEQFYRETFANSPQIRAQLTTEHARFVTPDVLVSDLTWSVTNSTRTDRPSRGRGTVVSLRGDDRWMTCCVRLVMTPPTNAGR, from the coding sequence ATGCGCACCTTCACGACGCTGATCGCTCCGATCGTCGCCCTGTCGTTGCTGGTCGCTCCGGTGGCGGCGCAACAGCAGGAGACCGGATCGGGCGAGGAGGCGATGCAACTGGCCCGAGAACAGACCGAGTCCTACGTCGCGGCCTACAACGCCCACGACGTCGCCGCTCTCGCCACGAGGTACACCCCTGACGCCGACTGGATTTCCTCGCTCGGGGACGAAGTCATCACGCACCATGAGGGACGTGCGGCGATCGAGCAATTTTACAGGGAGACCTTCGCGAACTCGCCGCAGATCCGGGCCCAACTCACCACGGAGCATGCCCGGTTCGTGACGCCGGACGTCCTCGTCAGCGACCTCACGTGGTCCGTCACCAACTCGACGCGGACCGACCGCCCGAGCCGGGGCCGGGGCACGGTCGTCTCCCTCCGCGGAGACGATCGGTGGATGACCTGTTGTGTCCGGCTCGTCATGACGCCGCCGACCAACGCCGGGCGTTAG
- a CDS encoding TIGR04282 family arsenosugar biosynthesis glycosyltransferase, giving the protein MAWPMPGGAVLGIFGKKPEPGKVKTRLAAGFGDGFACEAHEAMLLDTLDAWASDRFLAPGGRRVFVYSPGDAGPWFDPVVPPGLVMQPQAGGDLGARMRAFFEGEFGDGADRVVLIGSDSPTLDPSIVIGAFLCLESKDVVLGPATDGGYYLVGCRPPVPPIFEGVAWGTSAVLGQTLDRLRGAGRSLAVLPPWYDVDAPDDWRLLGSHVRAMRLSGMDPGLPRVESLLPRVLPAPGTP; this is encoded by the coding sequence GTGGCGTGGCCGATGCCGGGAGGGGCGGTGCTGGGGATCTTCGGCAAGAAGCCGGAGCCGGGCAAGGTGAAGACGAGGCTGGCCGCGGGCTTCGGCGACGGGTTCGCCTGCGAGGCGCACGAGGCGATGCTCCTGGACACCCTCGACGCCTGGGCCTCCGACCGCTTCCTCGCCCCCGGGGGCCGGCGGGTCTTCGTCTACTCCCCCGGGGACGCCGGCCCCTGGTTCGACCCCGTCGTGCCCCCCGGCCTGGTCATGCAGCCCCAGGCCGGGGGGGACCTGGGCGCCCGGATGCGGGCCTTTTTCGAGGGGGAGTTCGGGGACGGGGCCGACCGGGTCGTCCTGATCGGCTCCGACAGCCCGACGCTGGACCCCTCGATCGTCATCGGCGCCTTCCTCTGCCTGGAGTCGAAGGACGTGGTGCTCGGCCCGGCGACCGACGGCGGGTACTACCTCGTCGGCTGCCGGCCGCCGGTCCCCCCGATCTTCGAGGGGGTGGCCTGGGGCACGTCGGCCGTCCTCGGCCAGACGCTCGACCGCCTCCGGGGTGCCGGCCGGTCGCTGGCGGTGCTGCCGCCGTGGTACGATGTCGACGCGCCCGACGACTGGAGGCTGCTCGGCTCCCACGTCAGGGCGATGCGGCTCTCCGGCATGGACCCCGGCCTCCCCCGGGTCGAGTCCCTCCTGCCCCGGGTCCTGCCGGCCCCGGGGACGCCCTGA
- a CDS encoding SAM-dependent methyltransferase, which translates to MDDRLNSPRFPRSSAYHPEWLLAGVSGGANPLWMTEWLCEALDLRAGMRVLDLGCGRAVSSIFLRREFGVQVWAADLWFSPSENLRRVQDAGVGDGVFPIRCDARALPFAADFFDAIVSIDSFVYYGTDDLYLGSLARFVKPGGLVAIAGAGLVREIDGPLPDHLRGWWTPDLWCLHSAAWWRRHWERTGILDIQSADTLPDGWQLWRDWHEVVAPENAAEIGALEEDRGRYLGYVRAVGRRRADVPLEEPIVSIPANYERRPFLRDSG; encoded by the coding sequence ATGGATGATCGCCTCAACTCCCCGCGGTTCCCCCGCTCCTCGGCATATCACCCCGAATGGCTTCTCGCGGGCGTCAGCGGCGGGGCCAATCCGTTGTGGATGACGGAGTGGCTCTGCGAGGCGCTCGACCTCCGAGCGGGGATGCGCGTGCTCGACCTCGGCTGTGGGCGGGCCGTCTCGTCCATCTTCCTCCGCCGCGAGTTCGGCGTGCAGGTCTGGGCCGCCGACCTCTGGTTCAGCCCCTCGGAAAACCTCAGGCGCGTGCAGGACGCCGGCGTCGGGGATGGCGTCTTCCCGATCCGCTGCGACGCCCGGGCGCTGCCGTTCGCCGCCGACTTCTTCGACGCCATCGTGTCCATCGACTCATTCGTCTACTACGGCACCGATGACCTCTATTTGGGCTCCCTCGCCCGGTTCGTGAAGCCGGGCGGCCTGGTGGCGATCGCCGGGGCCGGGCTGGTCCGGGAGATCGACGGGCCGCTCCCCGACCACCTCCGCGGGTGGTGGACGCCGGACCTCTGGTGCCTGCACTCGGCGGCCTGGTGGCGTCGGCACTGGGAGCGGACGGGCATCCTCGACATCCAGTCGGCCGACACCCTGCCCGACGGCTGGCAATTGTGGCGCGACTGGCACGAGGTGGTCGCGCCGGAGAACGCGGCCGAGATCGGGGCGCTGGAGGAGGACCGTGGCCGCTATCTCGGCTATGTCCGCGCCGTCGGCCGTCGCCGTGCGGATGTCCCCCTGGAGGAGCCGATCGTCTCCATCCCCGCTAATTACGAGAGGCGGCCGTTCCTCCGCGACTCGGGGTAG
- a CDS encoding DUF2171 domain-containing protein, which translates to MANEHPDKTAASLSESTGAVGSPADIREHMEVYASCGTKVGKVDHVEGDTIKLTKNDSPDGQHHRIPMAWVAKVHDHIHLDRDHNEVHAQWQPA; encoded by the coding sequence ATGGCGAACGAGCATCCCGACAAGACCGCCGCGTCCCTCTCGGAGAGCACGGGCGCGGTCGGGTCCCCCGCCGACATCCGCGAGCACATGGAGGTCTATGCCTCCTGCGGCACGAAGGTCGGCAAGGTCGACCACGTCGAGGGGGACACGATCAAGCTCACCAAGAACGACAGCCCCGACGGCCAGCACCATCGGATCCCGATGGCCTGGGTCGCGAAGGTCCACGACCACATCCACCTGGACCGCGACCACAACGAGGTCCACGCCCAGTGGCAGCCGGCCTGA
- a CDS encoding MFS transporter, translating into MSTTATPPAPPLPRPPYPALDTPRAEPLPKSPTPGRRRYYYGWVILGVAATAMFMSGPGQSYSMAAFIDPMLADLGLARSQYSLAYLVATLISGSLLPVIGRLLDRKGARLVLPVVAALLGLACLGMSGVGALLGLYLGLTCVRSLGQGALTLVGTWMVSQWFERRRGLAMGLLGLGSTLSFMAFPAGNLAMIEGLGWRGAWVGLGLGVWALLMLPALLLVRNRPEDLGLEPDRIAPPEGAGGSAAGGSYASWTSGQAIRTASFWKVVAALSTSAMVSTGLVFHQVSILGERGLSGGAALSLLTIQAAFACVMSLVGGALADRVAPRRLLATSMALMAVAMTFLLVPVTPGTALIYSALLGLHTGIQRCCGAVTLAGFFGRGHFGSIKGIAMSLVIGASALGPLPLALAKDLLGRYDLALMALMAFPVLAGIAVWSARPPVLPREPAGTAAASA; encoded by the coding sequence ATGAGCACGACAGCAACCCCCCCCGCCCCTCCTCTCCCCCGCCCTCCCTACCCCGCCCTCGACACCCCCCGGGCCGAGCCCCTCCCGAAGTCTCCGACACCGGGACGTCGGCGATACTATTACGGCTGGGTCATCCTGGGCGTCGCCGCGACGGCGATGTTCATGTCCGGGCCGGGGCAGTCGTATTCGATGGCGGCGTTCATCGACCCCATGCTGGCCGACCTCGGCCTGGCCCGGAGCCAGTACTCCCTGGCGTACCTCGTGGCGACGCTGATCAGCGGGTCGCTGCTACCGGTGATCGGCCGGCTGCTCGACCGCAAGGGGGCGAGGCTGGTGCTGCCGGTCGTGGCCGCCCTGCTGGGCCTGGCCTGCCTGGGGATGTCCGGGGTGGGGGCGTTGCTGGGGCTGTACCTGGGCCTGACCTGCGTCCGGTCGCTCGGCCAGGGGGCGCTGACGCTGGTGGGCACCTGGATGGTCAGCCAGTGGTTCGAGCGGCGGAGGGGCCTGGCGATGGGCCTGCTCGGGCTGGGCTCGACCCTCTCCTTCATGGCCTTCCCCGCCGGGAACCTGGCGATGATCGAGGGCCTGGGCTGGCGGGGGGCCTGGGTCGGCCTGGGACTGGGGGTCTGGGCCTTGCTGATGCTCCCGGCCCTGCTGCTGGTGCGGAACCGTCCGGAGGACCTCGGCCTGGAGCCCGACCGCATCGCCCCGCCGGAGGGCGCCGGGGGGTCGGCGGCGGGCGGCTCGTATGCGTCGTGGACCTCGGGACAGGCGATCCGGACGGCGTCGTTCTGGAAGGTGGTGGCGGCGCTGAGCACCAGCGCGATGGTCTCGACCGGGCTGGTGTTCCACCAGGTGTCGATCCTGGGCGAACGCGGGCTCTCCGGCGGCGCGGCCCTCTCGCTGCTGACGATCCAGGCCGCCTTCGCCTGCGTGATGAGCCTGGTCGGCGGGGCCCTGGCCGACCGGGTCGCCCCCCGCCGGCTGCTGGCGACGAGCATGGCCCTGATGGCCGTGGCGATGACCTTCCTGCTGGTGCCGGTCACCCCGGGCACGGCCCTGATCTACTCGGCGCTGCTCGGCCTGCACACGGGCATCCAGCGCTGCTGCGGGGCGGTGACGCTGGCCGGCTTCTTCGGCCGGGGTCACTTCGGGTCGATCAAGGGGATCGCCATGTCGCTGGTCATCGGCGCCTCGGCGCTGGGGCCCTTGCCGCTGGCCCTGGCCAAGGACCTGCTCGGCCGGTACGACCTGGCGCTGATGGCCCTGATGGCCTTCCCCGTGCTCGCCGGGATTGCCGTCTGGTCGGCCCGGCCCCCGGTGCTCCCCCGGGAGCCCGCGGGGACGGCGGCGGCGTCGGCCTGA
- a CDS encoding sulfotransferase family protein, translating to MKRLLAKMGLASAYKIQQVLCPTRFLFVVGHMRSGSSLLTHILNTNAEISGYGETHLRYSSRQDLDRLVWTVYKDLRQVRVTRFTMDKVLHNDYLEECLFFSQDCMFLFLVREPEGTLRSLVRAIPEWHGDPEVDADAVLSDAWGHYTLRLRGIEQEARAIRDQHRASFLTYDQLINRTYDSFGMIEHFLGLRTQLSENYHQTRMTGRYVSGDTSPNIKKGYIDRAIRYDDAPIIDAARMDEASRCYARVTSLLSSRFLSLDPTTAQTTSQI from the coding sequence ATGAAACGACTCCTCGCGAAGATGGGCCTGGCGTCGGCATACAAGATCCAGCAAGTGCTTTGCCCGACTCGATTCCTGTTCGTGGTCGGGCACATGCGCTCGGGGTCCTCCTTGCTGACGCATATTCTGAACACGAACGCCGAGATCTCAGGATACGGCGAGACGCACCTGCGCTATTCTTCGCGTCAGGACCTCGACCGCCTGGTCTGGACGGTCTACAAGGATCTCAGGCAGGTCAGGGTCACGCGATTCACCATGGATAAGGTGCTCCACAACGATTATCTCGAAGAGTGTCTCTTCTTTTCTCAGGATTGCATGTTCCTGTTTCTCGTCAGAGAGCCCGAGGGCACGCTGCGAAGCCTGGTCCGCGCCATCCCGGAATGGCACGGCGACCCCGAGGTCGATGCGGACGCAGTCCTCTCGGATGCTTGGGGACATTACACGTTGAGGCTTCGCGGGATCGAACAGGAAGCCCGGGCGATCCGCGATCAGCATCGAGCGTCTTTTTTGACGTACGATCAATTAATCAATCGAACTTATGATTCGTTTGGAATGATCGAGCATTTCCTGGGACTGCGTACGCAACTCTCGGAGAATTATCACCAAACGCGCATGACGGGCCGATACGTCAGCGGGGATACCTCCCCGAACATCAAGAAGGGATACATCGACCGTGCGATTCGATATGACGATGCTCCGATCATCGATGCGGCGCGCATGGATGAGGCGTCTCGTTGCTACGCTCGCGTGACCTCACTGTTGAGCTCTCGCTTCTTGAGCCTGGATCCAACGACGGCCCAGACCACTTCGCAGATCTGA
- a CDS encoding DUF1801 domain-containing protein, protein MAELKTGPNDRSVAEFLEGVPDERRRADALAVLDLMQEATGLEPRMWGDSIVGFGSFRYKYESGREGDWFLAGFSPRKQNLTLYIMSGFDREAELMQSLGKYKTGKSCLYLKRLDDVDPQVLRELVRRSVEHTSRTPS, encoded by the coding sequence ATGGCCGAGCTGAAGACGGGGCCCAACGACCGCAGCGTCGCGGAGTTCCTGGAGGGCGTGCCCGACGAGCGGAGGAGGGCCGACGCCCTCGCGGTGCTCGACCTCATGCAGGAGGCCACCGGCCTGGAGCCGAGGATGTGGGGCGACAGCATCGTCGGCTTCGGCTCGTTCCGCTACAAATACGAGAGCGGCCGGGAGGGGGACTGGTTCCTCGCCGGCTTCTCGCCCCGCAAGCAGAACCTGACGCTCTACATCATGTCCGGCTTCGATCGCGAGGCGGAGCTGATGCAATCCCTCGGCAAATACAAGACCGGCAAGTCCTGCCTGTACCTCAAGCGGCTCGACGACGTCGACCCGCAGGTCCTCCGCGAGCTGGTGAGGCGGTCGGTCGAGCACACGAGCCGGACGCCCTCGTGA
- a CDS encoding DUF2171 domain-containing protein — protein MAWDLPCLSPAPRLRPHPPEASPTLGSIRPQEPPRRPRRVSAAGWDWRLARPCLLTPGTRAGKSPVPPRNGLLQVPPADGQHHRIPMAWVAKVHDHIDLDRDHNEVHAQWQPA, from the coding sequence ATGGCTTGGGACCTCCCGTGCCTATCCCCCGCTCCTCGACTCCGCCCCCATCCCCCGGAGGCGTCCCCGACGCTCGGGTCGATTCGCCCGCAAGAGCCGCCTCGCCGGCCTCGCCGGGTGTCGGCGGCTGGATGGGACTGGCGGCTTGCCCGCCCGTGTCTTCTAACGCCCGGAACCCGCGCGGGCAAGTCGCCAGTTCCACCCAGAAACGGACTCCTACAAGTCCCACCCGCCGACGGCCAGCACCATCGGATCCCGATGGCCTGGGTCGCGAAGGTCCACGACCACATCGACCTGGACCGCGACCACAACGAGGTCCACGCCCAGTGGCAGCCGGCCTGA
- a CDS encoding dihydrofolate reductase family protein — translation MRTIVYSVAMSLDGYIAGPNGEFDWIPMDPEFDFGALFARFDTVLMGRRTFEIARAQGQGMEMPGVRSVVVSRTLNPEDYPGHTILGDGLGPALSQMRAGPGRDIWLFGGGGLFRSLLDLGLVDRIEVAIAPVLLGGGVPLLPAGAARTRMKLVESKPYPATGTVALEYAVEQEPEGGRGDAGRPPGA, via the coding sequence ATGAGAACCATCGTCTACTCGGTTGCCATGAGCCTGGACGGGTACATTGCCGGGCCGAACGGCGAATTCGACTGGATCCCGATGGACCCGGAGTTCGACTTCGGCGCCCTGTTCGCCCGGTTCGATACCGTCCTCATGGGTCGCCGCACGTTCGAGATCGCCCGGGCGCAAGGCCAGGGGATGGAGATGCCGGGCGTCCGGTCGGTGGTCGTGTCGCGGACGCTCAACCCCGAGGACTACCCGGGCCACACCATCCTCGGGGACGGGCTCGGCCCTGCGCTCTCGCAGATGCGAGCCGGGCCGGGACGGGACATCTGGCTGTTCGGCGGCGGCGGCCTGTTCCGGAGCTTGCTCGACCTGGGGCTGGTGGATCGCATCGAGGTCGCGATCGCCCCCGTCCTCCTGGGCGGCGGCGTGCCGTTGCTGCCGGCCGGGGCGGCACGCACCCGGATGAAGTTGGTCGAGAGCAAGCCGTACCCCGCGACCGGGACCGTGGCGCTCGAATACGCTGTTGAGCAGGAGCCCGAGGGCGGCCGGGGCGACGCGGGGCGTCCCCCGGGGGCGTAG
- a CDS encoding glutaredoxin family protein: MRLPLLSRLLAPRARADHLVVTVYSRAECSCCDRARAVIEPRRLRHGFRVEVVDVDADPALAEAYGGLVPVVSVDGKVRFRGEVDPALLDRLLEAEADRKTHIQASS; encoded by the coding sequence ATGCGACTGCCGCTATTGAGCCGCCTGCTCGCCCCCCGGGCGAGGGCCGATCACCTGGTCGTCACCGTCTACTCCCGGGCCGAGTGCTCCTGCTGCGATCGGGCCAGGGCGGTGATCGAGCCCCGACGCCTCCGGCACGGGTTCCGGGTCGAGGTGGTGGACGTGGACGCCGACCCGGCGCTGGCCGAGGCCTACGGGGGCCTCGTCCCGGTGGTCAGCGTCGACGGCAAGGTCCGGTTCCGGGGCGAGGTCGACCCGGCCCTGCTCGACCGGCTGCTCGAGGCCGAGGCGGACAGGAAGACACACATTCAAGCGTCGAGTTGA
- a CDS encoding REP-associated tyrosine transposase, with protein sequence MVRKRTFDREGHAHFVTFSCDRRHRLLDHDRAKQVVLGVLNSQLSRQDGRCVGFVVVPDHVHAIVWFPRPDQISHFMTQWKQRRSVQIRRLVRCCLLGYAGTIDLTQPVWQAGSNEFNLFTERKTEEKLISMHLNPVRAGLVERPCDWPWSSARSYETGRSVGVPVAWPC encoded by the coding sequence ATGGTCAGGAAGCGGACGTTCGACCGGGAGGGCCACGCCCACTTCGTGACCTTCTCGTGCGATCGGCGTCACAGGCTGCTCGATCACGACCGAGCCAAGCAGGTCGTGCTGGGAGTCCTCAATTCCCAACTCAGCCGGCAGGACGGGCGGTGCGTCGGGTTCGTGGTCGTGCCCGATCACGTCCATGCCATCGTGTGGTTCCCCCGCCCCGACCAGATCAGCCACTTCATGACGCAGTGGAAGCAGCGTCGTTCCGTCCAGATCAGGCGCCTGGTCCGCTGCTGCCTGCTCGGGTATGCCGGGACGATCGACCTGACACAGCCGGTCTGGCAGGCCGGGTCTAATGAGTTCAATCTGTTCACCGAGCGGAAGACCGAGGAGAAGCTGATCTCCATGCACCTGAACCCGGTGCGGGCCGGGCTCGTCGAGAGGCCGTGTGATTGGCCGTGGAGTTCTGCCCGATCCTACGAGACGGGCCGATCGGTGGGCGTCCCCGTCGCCTGGCCCTGCTGA
- a CDS encoding addiction module protein translates to MTEDAEHVLADALKLPEGDRLELVEALIVSFQSSEAPPFDDSWREVIRRRSAELDSGEVEPVPWSEVKRRAREAAGG, encoded by the coding sequence ATGACAGAGGACGCCGAACACGTGCTGGCCGACGCGCTGAAGCTGCCCGAGGGGGATCGCCTGGAACTCGTCGAGGCGCTGATCGTCTCGTTCCAATCCTCCGAGGCTCCCCCCTTCGACGATTCCTGGCGCGAGGTCATTCGCCGTCGATCGGCCGAACTGGACTCCGGCGAGGTAGAACCGGTGCCCTGGTCGGAGGTGAAGCGTCGAGCCCGGGAGGCGGCTGGTGGATGA
- a CDS encoding DUF2628 domain-containing protein: protein MSANDDRSLPENPYAAPESGSIGARSVPAETPEQRDLRAFVGSNADYYLRRWTHLLERESAGAGFNLAAFLLSGFWLVYRKMYRVTAIFFAVILLESVVEEVIFVVVLGNEAVPAGRGLVVGLVAAIVCGSYGNRWYYSHARRVISDVRAQGLGEQAVAGALARRGGTSLVAAIGLFVLFLVVTFAVFIALAFVLYPAEAFASRSAGAAVGCLI, encoded by the coding sequence ATGTCTGCTAATGATGATCGTTCGCTGCCCGAGAACCCCTATGCGGCGCCCGAGTCGGGATCGATCGGGGCGCGATCGGTCCCTGCCGAGACACCCGAACAGCGAGATCTTCGGGCTTTTGTTGGCTCGAATGCGGATTACTACCTCAGGCGGTGGACTCACCTTTTGGAGCGGGAGTCGGCCGGGGCTGGGTTCAACCTGGCTGCGTTCCTCCTGTCCGGCTTCTGGCTTGTTTATCGCAAGATGTACAGGGTGACCGCGATTTTCTTCGCCGTCATCCTCCTGGAATCCGTCGTCGAGGAAGTGATCTTCGTGGTCGTCCTCGGGAACGAGGCGGTCCCGGCCGGCCGGGGTCTGGTGGTCGGGCTGGTGGCGGCGATTGTCTGCGGATCTTATGGGAATCGTTGGTATTACTCGCACGCACGCAGGGTGATCTCGGATGTCCGGGCGCAGGGACTGGGAGAGCAGGCGGTCGCCGGAGCGCTTGCTCGGCGGGGAGGGACGAGCCTCGTCGCGGCGATCGGGTTGTTCGTGTTGTTCCTGGTCGTGACTTTCGCCGTCTTCATCGCTCTGGCCTTCGTCTTGTATCCGGCCGAAGCGTTCGCAAGCCGCTCGGCCGGGGCGGCGGTTGGGTGCTTGATCTGA
- a CDS encoding PEP-CTERM sorting domain-containing protein, giving the protein MTSSRTLALCAAIAASTASAASAESYTFDISGLSTFTDSFDDAFPTLTHDFGVEGTVVGVEFDVNYESFDPSWVSEVLIAVDTDDDLSLDADLDMFDYGAPDSPGTFAASGSIAANSFSSNGVVYLTLYEFFDDGSVDPDATFGAGSLVTVLFTPTAVAIPEPSSIALCGLGLAGGLAAGLRRRRRPSR; this is encoded by the coding sequence ATGACGAGTTCCCGCACGCTCGCGCTTTGCGCCGCGATCGCCGCGTCGACGGCCTCGGCCGCATCGGCCGAGTCCTACACCTTTGACATCAGCGGCCTGTCCACCTTCACCGACTCCTTCGACGACGCCTTCCCCACCCTGACCCACGACTTCGGCGTCGAGGGCACGGTGGTCGGCGTCGAGTTCGACGTCAACTACGAGTCGTTCGACCCGAGCTGGGTCAGCGAGGTCCTGATCGCCGTCGACACCGACGACGACCTGTCGCTCGACGCCGACCTCGACATGTTCGACTACGGCGCCCCGGATTCCCCCGGCACCTTCGCGGCCAGCGGCTCGATCGCCGCCAACTCGTTCTCGTCCAACGGCGTGGTCTACCTGACCCTCTACGAGTTCTTCGACGACGGCTCGGTCGACCCGGACGCCACCTTCGGCGCCGGGAGCCTCGTGACGGTCCTCTTCACCCCGACGGCGGTCGCCATCCCCGAGCCCTCCTCGATCGCCCTCTGCGGCCTCGGCCTGGCCGGTGGCCTGGCGGCCGGGCTGCGTCGCCGACGCCGCCCGTCCCGCTGA
- a CDS encoding SAM-dependent methyltransferase encodes MRFASRVSVAGRSLWMVLLICCLCGPSPSAAARQEGAGEAQETRNPDVIYDPTPQPVVEAMLEAAGVKEGDVVYDLGCGDGRIVVTAARKYGVKAVGLDIDPKRVEEARANVEENGVGDLVTIRQADIFREDLSEASVVTLYLLPSLNVKLMPQLRKLKPGSRIVSHNFDMKGAKPKRIFSVEDERGPDRLVYLWVVPWEEEGTQPPPPEPEAPDDTAGGPGGPSPDRRR; translated from the coding sequence ATGCGCTTCGCGTCGCGAGTCTCCGTCGCCGGTCGGTCGCTCTGGATGGTGCTCCTGATCTGCTGCCTTTGTGGGCCGTCGCCGTCCGCCGCGGCGCGGCAGGAGGGGGCGGGCGAGGCCCAGGAGACGCGGAACCCGGATGTCATCTACGACCCGACGCCCCAGCCGGTCGTCGAGGCGATGCTGGAGGCGGCCGGGGTCAAGGAGGGGGACGTGGTCTACGACCTCGGCTGCGGCGACGGCCGCATCGTGGTCACGGCGGCCAGGAAGTACGGGGTCAAGGCCGTGGGGCTCGACATCGACCCGAAGCGCGTCGAGGAGGCGCGGGCGAACGTCGAGGAGAACGGCGTGGGGGACCTCGTCACGATCCGGCAGGCGGACATCTTCCGGGAGGACCTCAGCGAGGCGAGCGTCGTGACGCTCTACCTGCTGCCGAGCCTCAACGTCAAGCTCATGCCGCAACTCCGCAAGCTCAAGCCCGGCTCACGCATCGTGTCGCACAACTTCGACATGAAGGGGGCCAAGCCCAAACGCATCTTCTCGGTCGAGGACGAGCGCGGGCCCGATCGCCTGGTCTATCTCTGGGTCGTCCCGTGGGAAGAAGAGGGGACGCAGCCGCCGCCCCCCGAGCCCGAGGCCCCTGACGACACGGCGGGTGGCCCGGGTGGCCCCTCCCCCGACAGGAGGCGATGA
- a CDS encoding DUF4926 domain-containing protein produces MKPALYDRVTLRRDLDEHGLKREDVATLVDFVPHPLGGEDGVILEVFNAIGESTAIVTVKESEIESLRADEILAVRPLPRIS; encoded by the coding sequence ATGAAACCCGCCCTCTACGACCGCGTAACCCTCCGCCGCGACCTCGACGAGCATGGCCTCAAGCGAGAAGACGTCGCGACCCTCGTCGATTTCGTGCCCCACCCCTTGGGCGGCGAGGATGGCGTCATCCTTGAAGTGTTCAACGCGATCGGGGAGTCGACTGCAATCGTGACGGTCAAGGAGTCAGAGATCGAGTCGCTTCGAGCGGACGAGATCCTGGCCGTCCGCCCGCTCCCCAGGATCAGCTGA
- a CDS encoding type II toxin-antitoxin system RelE/ParE family toxin: MDDLRLHPEAQAEYQASLIWYRGRSPQAANRFEVEFERALGMIAKSAAMFPLYDDQHRFVMLRRFPYGVVYRVLPDRIVVVAVAHSHRAPGYWKGRV, translated from the coding sequence GTGGATGACCTCCGGCTTCACCCGGAGGCCCAGGCCGAGTATCAGGCTTCTCTGATCTGGTACCGGGGCCGCAGCCCCCAGGCGGCGAATCGGTTCGAGGTGGAGTTCGAACGAGCCCTCGGGATGATCGCGAAGAGCGCCGCGATGTTTCCCCTGTACGATGACCAGCACCGCTTCGTGATGCTCCGACGATTCCCGTATGGCGTGGTTTACCGGGTCCTACCGGATCGAATCGTCGTCGTTGCCGTGGCCCACTCGCATCGAGCGCCGGGATACTGGAAGGGACGAGTTTGA